ACATATTTACATTTAAATCATATTTCTCCTTATGGCGTCACATATATTGCATCTTTCCAATATTATAAAGGCATACCATGACACAGTCGTGCTGGATATCCCCAGCCTTGAACTGGATTACGGTGTATATTGGTTGTTGGGAGGAAATGGCGCTGGTAAGACAACGTCCATGAAGGTAATGGCGGGGCTGATCCCTTTCAGGGGAGACATCCTGCTGAATGGAAAGGTGAGTTGCAATAAACAACCGGTACAATACCGTAAGCTGGTCAATTATGCGGAGGCAGAGCCGCTATATCCTGGATTTATTACCGGTAGTGATCTTGTGGCACTGTATGTAAAAACCAAGGGAGAAGGGTACACAGATATACAGAAAATTATTGATTTACTGGGAGTTAGTTCTTTTATCCACCAACCAGTAAGTAGCTATTCTTCCGGCATGCTGAAGAAGGTATCGTTGCTGCTGGCATTTACCGGCAGGTCAAAGGTGATC
The DNA window shown above is from Chitinophaga agri and carries:
- a CDS encoding ABC transporter ATP-binding protein; translation: MASHILHLSNIIKAYHDTVVLDIPSLELDYGVYWLLGGNGAGKTTSMKVMAGLIPFRGDILLNGKVSCNKQPVQYRKLVNYAEAEPLYPGFITGSDLVALYVKTKGEGYTDIQKIIDLLGVSSFIHQPVSSYSSGMLKKVSLLLAFTGRSKVILLDEPLITLDTQSLPLLYALVEEFHQQYGVTFCITSHQPVTAGSIRLEVQGKNIVKI